In Miniphocaeibacter halophilus, the following proteins share a genomic window:
- a CDS encoding bifunctional 5,10-methylenetetrahydrofolate dehydrogenase/5,10-methenyltetrahydrofolate cyclohydrolase — MEAILSSNELAKELEENIISRVKVLSEKGATPKLAIVRVGENPNDISYEKSLLKKGDGYGIDIQQVVLEENISTEELKSEMEKLNVDESVTGIILFRPLPKHIDEELIQETISWKKDVDCMSPLNLAKIFQGDFTSFQPATPFASMKILEYYNIDLTGKTVAIINRSMVLGKPLAMMVLGKNGTPIICHSKTKDLKKILKEADVVVTATGRAKSLKRDSLTEDSIVIDVGVSLDENGKLSGDADFEDLKGYVKGITPRLGGVGKITSTLLMEQLVTAKENSLK, encoded by the coding sequence ATGGAAGCTATATTAAGCTCGAATGAGCTGGCAAAAGAACTAGAGGAAAATATTATATCTAGAGTAAAGGTTTTATCTGAAAAAGGTGCTACACCTAAACTTGCAATAGTTAGAGTAGGTGAAAATCCTAATGATATTTCTTATGAAAAAAGTTTATTAAAAAAAGGTGATGGATATGGAATAGATATCCAACAAGTTGTTTTAGAAGAAAACATTTCAACAGAAGAATTAAAAAGTGAAATGGAAAAACTTAATGTTGATGAGTCTGTTACAGGAATCATTTTATTTAGACCTTTACCAAAGCATATTGATGAGGAATTAATTCAAGAAACAATATCATGGAAAAAAGATGTTGATTGTATGTCACCATTAAATTTAGCAAAAATATTCCAAGGAGATTTTACCAGTTTTCAACCTGCAACACCTTTTGCTTCAATGAAAATTTTAGAATACTATAATATAGATTTAACTGGAAAAACAGTAGCAATAATAAATAGGTCAATGGTATTGGGAAAACCTTTAGCTATGATGGTGTTAGGTAAAAACGGAACTCCAATAATCTGTCATTCTAAAACAAAAGACCTTAAAAAAATATTAAAAGAGGCAGATGTAGTAGTTACAGCAACAGGAAGAGCAAAAAGCTTAAAAAGAGATTCATTAACTGAAGATTCAATAGTAATTGATGTTGGAGTTTCCTTAGATGAAAATGGAAAATTATCAGGTGATGCAGATTTTGAAGATTTAAAAGGTTACGTTAAAGGCATTACACCAAGATTAGGTGGAGTTGGTAAAATAACTTCAACATTATTAATGGAACAGTTAGTTACAGCAAAAGAAAATAGTTTAAAATAA
- a CDS encoding cell wall-binding repeat-containing protein — MKKKVLSLMLALTFTFSSLLPATSLADNKKLNVKRIAGSGRYETAVEASKKTFERSKYAVVASGEKFADALVGGTLATQIEAPVLLVNKNSVPSVVTTEIKRLEVEKVYLLGGTSTVENSLKQLGVSVERLAGRNKAYTAQEIAKARAKHLGIDTNWTEFAAIDANNYADALSAAPFVSQLNYFIPLIPIEKGNTSSAHTVALGGTNSVTKSTTEKKRYAGSNREGTAVEIAKAYEEELNKEINTVVLVHGYDYPDALASAPVASMNNGVILLTNSKTLSKETKSFIDNNDNIKNVIIVGGENSVSKNIERELRGEVITPIENNFDKLDIKLQAFLITSIADERVFEFRNLDYMEFYFDIKGNNIYTYLTSGVGSGHPINKFTINIDTIIYKNSIVARIEETKVYDGKNKTVTKKELYDEYLKYKNDYDVAATKIKFSKEIDVDLIRIVEDSIK, encoded by the coding sequence ATGAAAAAGAAAGTTTTAAGTTTAATGCTTGCATTAACATTTACATTTAGTTCTTTGTTACCAGCTACATCGCTTGCTGACAATAAAAAATTAAATGTAAAAAGAATAGCTGGCAGTGGTAGATATGAAACAGCCGTAGAAGCTAGTAAGAAAACATTTGAAAGAAGTAAATATGCAGTAGTTGCAAGCGGAGAAAAGTTTGCTGACGCTCTTGTCGGAGGAACTTTAGCAACTCAGATTGAAGCACCGGTACTATTGGTAAATAAAAATTCAGTTCCTAGCGTTGTAACAACTGAAATTAAAAGACTAGAAGTTGAAAAAGTATATTTGTTAGGTGGAACTTCTACAGTGGAAAATTCTCTGAAACAACTAGGTGTTTCTGTAGAAAGATTAGCTGGTAGAAATAAGGCTTATACAGCTCAAGAAATTGCAAAAGCAAGAGCAAAACATTTAGGGATTGATACAAACTGGACTGAATTTGCAGCTATAGATGCAAATAATTATGCAGATGCATTAAGTGCAGCTCCTTTTGTTTCTCAGCTTAATTATTTTATTCCTTTGATACCAATTGAAAAAGGCAATACTAGTTCAGCTCATACAGTAGCTTTGGGTGGTACTAATAGCGTTACAAAGTCAACTACAGAAAAGAAAAGGTACGCAGGTTCTAATAGAGAAGGAACAGCTGTTGAAATAGCTAAAGCATATGAAGAGGAATTAAACAAAGAAATTAATACTGTAGTCCTAGTTCATGGATATGATTATCCGGATGCACTAGCTTCTGCACCAGTGGCTAGTATGAACAATGGCGTAATATTATTAACAAATTCTAAAACATTATCTAAAGAAACAAAATCATTTATAGACAATAACGATAATATTAAAAATGTAATTATTGTTGGTGGAGAAAATTCAGTATCTAAAAACATTGAAAGAGAATTAAGAGGAGAGGTTATAACCCCAATAGAAAATAACTTTGATAAATTAGATATAAAGTTACAGGCATTCTTGATTACAAGTATTGCAGATGAAAGAGTCTTCGAATTTCGAAATTTAGATTACATGGAGTTTTATTTTGATATAAAAGGTAATAATATATACACTTATTTAACCAGTGGTGTTGGTTCTGGTCATCCTATTAATAAATTTACAATAAATATAGATACTATAATATATAAAAACAGCATTGTAGCTAGAATTGAAGAAACAAAAGTCTATGATGGTAAAAATAAAACCGTTACAAAAAAAGAATTATATGATGAATACTTAAAATATAAAAATGATTATGATGTAGCGGCTACCAAAATAAAATTTTCAAAAGAAATAGATGTGGATTTAATAAGAATTGTAGAAGATTCTATTAAATAA
- a CDS encoding ComEC/Rec2 family competence protein produces the protein MKKITKKKIISLIIALLITAFGGITVTENLADNVNSDLEVHFIDVGQGDSTLLISKGESILIDGGERHASSKVVSYIEKLGINKIDYVIATHPHSDHISGLIGVINKYEVKNIIRNEEEVDSKIYDSFVNAYESKNINTIIPKVGDSFKFGEANFEILGPTAYNFDTNNNSLAVKVNHGENSFLFTGDAEKLEESTLMYTGEEIDAKILHIGHHGSRKASSEEFLKEVNPEYGIISVGKDNMYGHPHKEALNRLEKHNIKTYRTDISGDIIIISDGEEILISTEK, from the coding sequence ATGAAAAAAATAACTAAGAAAAAAATTATATCCTTAATAATAGCCTTATTAATTACGGCTTTTGGTGGAATAACAGTAACTGAAAATCTAGCTGATAATGTAAATTCAGATTTAGAAGTACATTTTATTGATGTAGGACAAGGAGATAGTACCTTGTTAATATCAAAAGGAGAATCTATATTAATTGATGGCGGGGAAAGGCATGCATCTTCTAAAGTAGTAAGTTATATAGAAAAATTAGGTATAAATAAAATTGATTATGTTATTGCAACTCATCCCCATAGTGATCATATTAGTGGTCTTATAGGTGTGATAAATAAATATGAAGTAAAAAATATAATAAGAAATGAAGAAGAAGTAGATAGTAAAATTTATGATAGCTTTGTAAATGCATATGAAAGTAAAAATATTAATACGATTATACCAAAAGTAGGAGATAGTTTTAAATTCGGTGAAGCAAATTTTGAAATTTTAGGACCAACTGCATACAATTTTGATACTAACAACAACTCATTAGCTGTAAAGGTCAATCATGGGGAAAATTCCTTTCTTTTTACCGGTGATGCAGAGAAACTGGAAGAATCTACATTAATGTATACAGGAGAAGAAATAGACGCAAAAATTCTTCATATAGGACATCATGGTAGTAGGAAAGCATCATCAGAAGAGTTTTTAAAAGAAGTTAATCCTGAATATGGAATAATATCCGTTGGAAAGGATAATATGTATGGACATCCTCATAAAGAAGCCTTAAATAGACTGGAAAAACATAATATTAAAACTTATAGAACAGATATATCGGGAGACATAATTATAATAAGCGACGGAGAAGAAATACTTATTAGTACAGAAAAATAA
- the gatB gene encoding Asp-tRNA(Asn)/Glu-tRNA(Gln) amidotransferase subunit GatB, with translation MNYKTLIGLEIHVELSTNSKMFCGCKNEFGSAPNTNVCPICLGHPGALPVMNKKALEYAIMAGLSFNCNIRNSFKMDRKKYFYPDLTKGYQITQQDMPLCENGYIEVHTKDGIKKIGLIRIHIEEDTGKSIHNEEGNTLLDYNRAGVPLIEIVSEPEMSNADEAKEFLENLKETLKFIGISDVKMEQGSLRCDVNINVIDEDSNFKTRITEVKNLNSFKAVYKAINYEEKRHLEMLENKDEGFKETRRWDDASNSTVVMRRKEEGSDYRFSVEGDIPVTIVEDEFIEEIKNNLPELPSQLMKRFIKEYNISEYDADILSRNKYLSKYFEIVTKEVKDPQLVSNWLLSDVLRRVNEAEIEFEEIKMESKNFAKLLNLIKNKDINNNTGKKVLRKLFEDNFDPEEYVKEKGLIQVNDDSVLEKIVDEVLANNQESINDYKNGKDRALGFLVGQCMKASKGKGNPQKFNEMILKKLVR, from the coding sequence ATGAATTATAAAACTTTAATTGGCCTAGAAATTCACGTAGAACTTTCAACAAATAGTAAAATGTTCTGTGGCTGTAAAAATGAATTTGGTTCTGCTCCTAATACAAATGTTTGTCCAATTTGTTTAGGACATCCAGGTGCATTGCCTGTTATGAACAAAAAGGCATTAGAATATGCTATAATGGCAGGACTATCTTTTAATTGTAATATAAGAAATAGTTTTAAAATGGATAGAAAAAAATACTTTTATCCGGATTTAACAAAAGGATACCAAATTACACAACAAGACATGCCTTTATGCGAAAATGGTTATATAGAAGTTCATACAAAAGATGGTATAAAAAAAATTGGACTTATTAGAATTCACATAGAAGAGGATACCGGAAAATCAATTCATAACGAAGAGGGTAATACTTTATTGGACTATAATAGGGCAGGAGTTCCCCTAATTGAAATAGTTTCTGAGCCTGAAATGTCAAATGCTGATGAAGCTAAAGAATTTTTAGAAAACTTAAAAGAAACCCTTAAATTCATTGGTATTTCAGATGTTAAAATGGAACAAGGTTCATTAAGATGTGATGTTAACATAAATGTTATAGATGAAGATAGTAATTTTAAAACTAGAATTACGGAAGTAAAGAATTTGAATTCCTTTAAAGCGGTTTATAAAGCAATAAACTATGAAGAAAAAAGACATCTTGAAATGTTAGAAAACAAAGATGAAGGATTCAAAGAAACAAGAAGATGGGATGACGCTAGTAATTCTACAGTTGTAATGAGAAGAAAAGAAGAAGGTAGTGATTACAGATTTTCAGTAGAAGGGGATATTCCTGTAACTATTGTAGAAGATGAATTTATAGAAGAAATAAAAAATAACTTACCGGAACTTCCTTCACAGTTAATGAAAAGATTTATAAAAGAATATAATATATCAGAATATGATGCAGATATATTATCAAGAAATAAATATCTTTCCAAATACTTTGAAATTGTTACAAAAGAGGTAAAAGATCCTCAATTAGTTAGTAATTGGTTATTATCTGATGTTTTACGTAGGGTAAATGAAGCAGAAATTGAATTTGAAGAAATAAAAATGGAAAGCAAAAATTTCGCTAAACTATTAAATTTAATAAAAAATAAAGATATAAACAATAATACTGGTAAAAAAGTTTTAAGAAAATTATTTGAAGATAATTTTGATCCGGAAGAATATGTAAAAGAAAAAGGACTTATCCAAGTAAATGATGATTCTGTATTAGAAAAAATAGTAGATGAAGTTTTAGCAAATAATCAAGAATCTATTAATGACTATAAAAATGGTAAGGACAGAGCTTTAGGATTTTTAGTAGGACAATGTATGAAGGCTTCAAAAGGCAAGGGAAATCCTCAAAAATTCAATGAAATGATTTTGAAAAAATTAGTTAGGTGA
- a CDS encoding metallophosphoesterase family protein, whose amino-acid sequence MKVAIISDTHGSFDNVIEEIEKHNIDLIIHLGDFSDDGRDIGLITNKISYVVKGNNDYLANNELEDLFINLNGIDFFITHGHRYNVYRGVGNLVKRAKKANAKIALYGHTHVYFNEVVDGVWVINPGSPSYPRYGDDKSFVILDLDTMELERIKFRRSKWKLY is encoded by the coding sequence ATGAAAGTAGCTATAATTAGTGATACTCATGGGAGCTTCGATAATGTAATTGAAGAAATTGAAAAACATAATATTGATTTAATTATTCATTTAGGAGATTTTTCTGATGATGGTAGAGACATTGGACTAATTACAAATAAAATTTCCTATGTAGTAAAAGGCAACAACGACTATTTAGCTAATAATGAATTAGAAGATCTGTTTATTAATCTTAATGGCATAGATTTTTTTATTACTCATGGTCATCGTTATAATGTTTATAGAGGCGTTGGTAATCTTGTAAAAAGAGCAAAAAAAGCTAATGCAAAAATAGCGCTTTATGGTCATACACATGTATATTTTAATGAGGTTGTTGATGGTGTATGGGTAATAAATCCTGGAAGTCCAAGTTATCCAAGATATGGAGATGATAAAAGTTTTGTTATTTTGGATTTAGATACAATGGAATTAGAAAGAATAAAATTTAGGAGGTCAAAATGGAAGCTATATTAA
- the gatA gene encoding Asp-tRNA(Asn)/Glu-tRNA(Gln) amidotransferase subunit GatA has protein sequence MNIKELRNSFVSGEIDLRSYYTKLIEKIETKKDLNIFISFNKEDIFRQIEKLEEKQNSNCGILFGIPVTLKDNISYDKLKMTCGSKMLENFEPIFNATVVDKLIEEDAVIIGKVNMDEFAMGSSSETSYFGPTKNPIDNKLIPGGSSSGSAASVAADLAMISLGSDSGGSVRQPASYCNIYGYMPSYGTISRAGVVSMANTLDQIGILSNCVEDIVTTTNVIGGNDSKDMNSTLKESINFQIEDNYNFKNKKIGIINLDKFEIEEAVKKDYELAVDKIKSLGAEIVELDFKYLKYSTAVYSVVMSSEVSSNMSRFDGIRYGCLTDEYETTDDLYINTRSEGFGEETKRRIAMGTLFLAAENNQELYKQGQKVRKLMSDEFDAHFEKVDIILTPTTTNLPYEIGSRTEDPLSVYDSGTFNVPVNLCGLCCISIPVRKGISGSIQFIGKRYEDEEILNAAYYYERSNN, from the coding sequence ATGAATATAAAAGAATTAAGAAATAGTTTTGTCTCAGGTGAGATTGATTTAAGATCATATTATACTAAATTAATAGAAAAGATTGAAACAAAAAAGGATTTAAATATTTTTATTTCTTTTAACAAGGAAGATATCTTTAGGCAAATTGAAAAATTAGAAGAAAAACAAAATAGTAATTGTGGTATTCTTTTTGGAATTCCCGTTACTTTAAAAGATAATATTTCTTACGATAAATTAAAAATGACTTGTGGTTCAAAAATGCTAGAAAATTTTGAGCCTATTTTTAATGCTACTGTAGTGGATAAATTAATTGAAGAAGATGCTGTAATAATAGGGAAAGTTAATATGGACGAATTTGCTATGGGAAGTTCATCTGAAACATCATATTTTGGTCCAACAAAAAATCCTATTGACAATAAACTAATTCCGGGAGGTTCTTCTTCAGGTTCGGCTGCTTCAGTCGCAGCAGATTTAGCTATGATTTCTTTAGGGTCAGACAGTGGTGGTTCTGTAAGGCAACCAGCTTCGTATTGTAATATATATGGCTATATGCCAAGTTATGGTACTATTTCAAGAGCCGGTGTAGTTTCAATGGCAAATACTCTAGACCAAATAGGAATTCTTTCAAACTGTGTTGAAGATATTGTTACAACTACAAATGTTATTGGTGGAAATGACAGTAAAGATATGAATTCAACTTTAAAAGAAAGTATAAATTTCCAAATAGAAGATAATTATAATTTTAAAAATAAGAAAATTGGTATTATTAATTTAGATAAATTTGAAATAGAGGAAGCAGTTAAAAAAGATTATGAATTAGCAGTAGATAAAATAAAATCTTTAGGTGCAGAAATTGTAGAACTGGATTTTAAATATTTAAAGTATTCTACAGCTGTATATTCTGTAGTGATGTCTTCAGAAGTAAGTAGTAATATGTCCAGATTTGATGGTATAAGATATGGATGTTTAACAGATGAATATGAAACAACTGATGATTTATATATTAATACAAGAAGCGAAGGCTTTGGTGAAGAAACTAAAAGAAGAATTGCCATGGGAACATTGTTTTTAGCTGCTGAGAATAATCAAGAATTATATAAACAAGGTCAAAAAGTTAGAAAGTTAATGTCTGATGAGTTTGATGCTCATTTTGAAAAAGTTGATATTATTTTAACTCCTACAACAACTAATTTACCTTATGAAATAGGCTCTAGAACAGAAGATCCTCTATCAGTTTATGATAGTGGCACTTTTAATGTTCCAGTAAATCTTTGTGGTCTATGTTGTATTTCTATACCTGTTAGAAAAGGTATTTCCGGTTCAATTCAATTTATTGGAAAAAGATATGAAGATGAAGAAATACTAAATGCAGCGTATTATTATGAAAGGAGTAACAATTAA
- the gatC gene encoding Asp-tRNA(Asn)/Glu-tRNA(Gln) amidotransferase subunit GatC, giving the protein MIDINEVKRVYSLAKLNIREDELEIMKNKFNTVLEFANSIMEVDTEEVDMLEMVSNHKSVLREDNVEKSVDREMALKNSTDREYGYFRLKKVVE; this is encoded by the coding sequence ATGATTGATATAAATGAAGTAAAAAGAGTTTATTCTTTAGCTAAATTAAATATTAGAGAAGATGAACTTGAAATAATGAAAAATAAATTTAATACTGTATTAGAATTTGCAAATAGTATTATGGAAGTAGATACAGAAGAAGTTGATATGTTAGAAATGGTATCAAATCACAAATCTGTTTTAAGAGAGGACAATGTAGAAAAAAGCGTAGATAGGGAAATGGCTTTAAAAAATTCTACAGATAGGGAATATGGATATTTTAGATTAAAAAAGGTTGTTGAATAA
- the rdgB gene encoding RdgB/HAM1 family non-canonical purine NTP pyrophosphatase encodes MKRLVLATHNKGKVKEIKTILKELNIEVLSISDIISIEDIEENADTLEGNAKIKAEYIHQKIGGYTLADDTGLFVNALNGEPGVHTARYAGENCSEKDNRLKMLKSLENIEDRTAYFKTVLVLIDDKGKEHIVEGICEGSIAFKETGEGGFGYDKIFIPKGYTKTFAQLGLDEKNKLSHRAKALDKLKILLVDVLNESSYN; translated from the coding sequence ATGAAAAGATTAGTATTGGCAACTCACAATAAAGGAAAAGTAAAAGAGATAAAAACTATATTAAAAGAACTAAATATTGAAGTTTTAAGTATATCTGATATTATATCAATTGAGGATATAGAAGAAAATGCTGATACATTAGAGGGTAATGCTAAAATTAAAGCTGAGTATATTCATCAAAAAATTGGTGGATATACTCTTGCTGATGATACAGGACTTTTTGTCAATGCTTTAAATGGAGAACCGGGAGTTCATACAGCAAGGTATGCAGGAGAAAATTGTTCTGAAAAAGATAATAGATTAAAAATGCTAAAATCTTTAGAAAATATTGAAGATAGAACAGCTTATTTTAAAACTGTTTTAGTTTTAATAGATGACAAAGGCAAAGAACATATTGTTGAAGGTATTTGTGAAGGTAGTATAGCTTTTAAAGAAACAGGTGAAGGTGGTTTTGGATATGACAAAATTTTCATTCCAAAAGGCTATACAAAAACATTTGCTCAATTAGGTTTAGATGAAAAAAATAAATTAAGTCATAGGGCAAAAGCTTTAGACAAGTTAAAAATATTATTGGTGGATGTGTTAAATGAAAGTAGCTATAATTAG
- a CDS encoding DNA-3-methyladenine glycosylase family protein → MKYKIKNKNIIIKSNNDFNPKHIFECGQAFRWKREEDNSYTCVAKGRVINIFQSNDEIVFSNTNEEDFNNIWIDYFDLKTDYNNIKKELSLEKTIKDAVDYGYGIRILNQEKFETIISFIISANNQIPRIKKSIEIISKNYGEFIENFRGQDYFSFPSAENLSKVSVEELREVARVGFRDKRIIETSKLIANNDFSIKESVNLNSEELRKELERLPGVGPKVASCIMLFSYGRSETFPVDVWIKRVMEELYIKKETNIKLIGKYASEIFGDLAGYAQQYLFYYGRENAIGKL, encoded by the coding sequence ATGAAATATAAAATAAAAAATAAAAATATAATAATAAAAAGTAATAATGATTTCAATCCAAAACATATTTTTGAATGCGGACAGGCTTTTAGATGGAAAAGAGAAGAAGATAATTCCTATACCTGTGTTGCAAAAGGTAGAGTTATAAATATTTTTCAAAGTAATGATGAAATAGTATTTAGCAATACAAATGAAGAAGATTTTAATAATATATGGATTGATTATTTTGATTTAAAAACAGACTATAATAATATAAAAAAAGAATTATCATTAGAAAAAACCATAAAAGATGCAGTTGATTATGGGTATGGTATAAGAATATTAAATCAAGAAAAATTTGAAACAATAATTTCTTTTATTATTTCTGCAAATAATCAAATACCTAGAATTAAAAAATCCATTGAAATTATTTCTAAAAATTATGGTGAATTCATAGAAAACTTTAGAGGTCAGGATTATTTTTCCTTTCCTAGTGCAGAAAATTTATCTAAAGTTTCAGTAGAAGAATTACGAGAAGTTGCTAGAGTTGGTTTTAGAGATAAAAGAATAATTGAAACTTCTAAACTAATAGCAAATAATGATTTTTCTATTAAAGAATCAGTTAATTTAAATAGTGAGGAATTAAGAAAGGAATTAGAAAGACTTCCGGGAGTAGGACCTAAGGTTGCATCTTGTATTATGCTTTTTTCCTATGGCAGAAGTGAAACTTTTCCAGTAGATGTATGGATTAAAAGAGTAATGGAAGAATTATATATTAAGAAGGAAACAAATATAAAACTAATTGGTAAATATGCAAGTGAAATATTTGGCGATTTAGCAGGATATGCACAACAATATTTATTCTATTATGGCAGAGAAAATGCTATTGGAAAGCTTTAA
- a CDS encoding Glu/Leu/Phe/Val family dehydrogenase gives MSNEVLNPLISAQTQLKTACDKLNLDSAIYELLKEPERVIEVSIPVKMDDGTVQVFKGYRSAHSTAVGPSKGGIRFHPQVNLDEVKALSMWMTFKCCVTGIPYGGGKGGIAVDPSKLSQGELERLARGFIRKTYKYLGENIDIPAPDVGTNAQIMSWMIDEYITIKGEHLNGVITGKPIVFGGSKGRTEATGLGVAIISRETFKSIGKNIVGSKVAVQGFGNVGSFVVKYLEELGAKVVAVSEYHPSKGTYAIYKDSGLSYEELNSSMNEYKILQNIDDAKEISMDDFWSLDIDLIVPAALENAISTNEAKLIKSDMIVEAANGPITLEADEILNNKNIVVIPDILANSGGVTVSYFEWVQNLYGYYWEEKEVADKQENAMVTAFENILEIKEDYKVSFREASYMFSVKKVAEVMKFRGWY, from the coding sequence ATGAGTAATGAGGTGTTAAACCCCTTAATAAGTGCTCAGACACAATTAAAAACTGCATGTGATAAATTAAATTTAGATTCTGCCATATATGAATTATTAAAAGAACCTGAAAGAGTTATAGAAGTTTCAATTCCTGTAAAAATGGATGATGGAACGGTTCAAGTATTTAAGGGCTATAGATCGGCACATAGTACAGCTGTTGGACCTAGTAAAGGTGGAATAAGGTTTCATCCTCAAGTTAATTTAGATGAAGTAAAGGCCTTGTCAATGTGGATGACTTTTAAGTGCTGCGTTACGGGAATTCCTTATGGCGGTGGAAAAGGAGGCATTGCAGTTGATCCTTCAAAACTTTCACAGGGAGAATTAGAAAGACTAGCAAGAGGTTTTATTAGAAAAACTTATAAATATTTAGGTGAAAACATAGATATTCCAGCTCCGGATGTTGGAACTAATGCACAAATAATGAGTTGGATGATAGATGAGTATATTACAATAAAAGGTGAACATTTAAACGGTGTTATAACCGGAAAACCAATTGTATTTGGTGGCTCAAAAGGTAGAACTGAAGCAACAGGTCTAGGTGTTGCAATAATATCTAGAGAAACTTTCAAAAGTATTGGTAAAAATATTGTAGGTTCTAAAGTAGCTGTACAAGGGTTTGGTAATGTAGGAAGTTTTGTTGTAAAATATTTAGAAGAGCTAGGCGCTAAAGTAGTTGCTGTATCTGAGTATCATCCATCAAAAGGAACTTATGCAATATACAAAGATTCAGGCTTATCATATGAAGAATTAAATTCCAGTATGAATGAATATAAAATACTGCAAAATATTGATGATGCTAAAGAAATATCCATGGATGATTTTTGGAGTTTGGATATAGACTTAATAGTTCCAGCTGCTTTAGAAAATGCGATTTCAACTAATGAAGCAAAATTAATTAAATCAGATATGATTGTAGAGGCTGCAAATGGACCTATAACCCTGGAGGCCGATGAAATTTTAAACAATAAAAACATAGTTGTAATTCCGGATATTTTAGCTAATTCCGGAGGGGTAACTGTTTCATACTTTGAATGGGTTCAAAACCTTTACGGATATTATTGGGAAGAAAAAGAAGTTGCTGATAAACAAGAAAATGCCATGGTAACTGCTTTTGAAAATATCTTAGAAATTAAAGAAGATTACAAGGTATCTTTTAGAGAGGCTTCATATATGTTCTCTGTTAAAAAAGTTGCCGAAGTAATGAAATTTAGAGGCTGGTATTAA